The following DNA comes from Bacillus marinisedimentorum.
GCCCGGACTGGTTCATCATTAAATTGAGTCCCGCGAGTTTAATGACTTGGCGTGGAGCTCTGTAGTTGGAAAGATCCCCAACCTCCGCAAAAAAGCCAGCGACCGTCATCGCCCTGATTCCTTTTATCGCAACCATGCGCTCCGCCCCCGGAACGTCCATAACGAGCTCTTCCAATTGTGCTTCAAGGGACTCAAGGCGTTTCTGTAACATCCGATATTGGTCTATAAGATAGCGAATCTCCTCACGAGCCATTCGAAGGCCCTCGGTCATCCCGATACTCGAGTCAGCTGCTTGTTTCAGCTTGCGGATCCGTGAGGACGCGATGTTCTTCGTGACCGACGCCTTCACTTCAGTGAGAAGTTCTTCTTCTGTCTTCCGACGGATATCCTCTGGAAGGTAGCCGCGTTCCAACAAGTATAGCGCCGTTTTTCCGTTCCAGTATTTGAAGACCGTCAAGAATTCAGGGAAATATCGATCCAGCACGTTATGCATTTGGGCTTTGATCGATGACATATCCTCCTGGATCATGTCATGCAGTTTTATCCCTTCACGCAATTCAGCGTACAACCCCTCAGGCAAGACTGGTATATGATAGCGACCCGCCCGCATGACTTGAGCGATCACTTTTGCATCTTTGGTGTCATTTTTGGTGGGCGAATCGTCATCCAGCTCTTTTGATTTCTTGACCTTCATCGGGTTTACTACGACCGGGTTTTCGTCTTGCAGTTTCAAGAAATAGGCTAAGTTCAGCCAATAGTGGCCTGTGGGTTCCATACCGATAAGCAGGTTGGGACGGCCTGTCTCGTCCGCCAATTGCCTGGCCCACTTAAGCAAAAGGTTGAATCCTTCCAGCGAATTTGGGAAGGTCAACCGTTTGGATAAATCGACTCCCCGATCATCAATCGCCCGGGCGACGTGTTTGTGTTTTGCGATATCGACTCCGATGATCAGTGTGTGTTCATTGATTTGCTTCAGACGTTCATTTTGTGTAAAATCCATTATAGAAGTCTCCCTTCGGTACTTAATTCGAGGTCATGCATGACACTCTCTATCGTACCAGGGGGACTTTTTTTATTCACATGGCTCTAACTCCCATTTATCCGCAGATTACTTTATTACAGGAATGCTCCTCATCGCTATCGCTCTTGCGGGGTCTCACCTGTCCCGCTGCTCCCGCCGGAGTCGAGCCCCTTCCGCTCCAATCAACTAGTGAAAAAATCAACTTTGAGCTTTAAAACAGCCATTTCATTAAAGGATGTTTTAATGGAATAACCTCCTTGAAGAAGAAAAGTTCAGAGCGATAGGCTCTGAACTTTTCTTCTTGTAATTTATAGTATGGTTTAACGTGAGAATCCTAATGTTAACCAGCTTCCCCACAATAACCGGCCGGCTTATCATACCAGCTGAGGCTTTATTTATGAAACCTTTTTATCGGCAGGCGGTTTGCTGTTCTGCCGGCGCCTGCGTCCGAACAGGATGTTCAGTCCGGTCAGAATAAGGATGATTGCGGCAATCCCATTAAATGATAAAGCGATATCAAGGTAAAATAACACGCCGATTCCAGTCAACACCGTAACCGGAATCAAAAGTGCAGGCTCCCGTCCTCCAAAAAGGTAAAGTTCAAATAATCCGAATGCCGGTGCAAACA
Coding sequences within:
- a CDS encoding IS110 family transposase, with translation MDFTQNERLKQINEHTLIIGVDIAKHKHVARAIDDRGVDLSKRLTFPNSLEGFNLLLKWARQLADETGRPNLLIGMEPTGHYWLNLAYFLKLQDENPVVVNPMKVKKSKELDDDSPTKNDTKDAKVIAQVMRAGRYHIPVLPEGLYAELREGIKLHDMIQEDMSSIKAQMHNVLDRYFPEFLTVFKYWNGKTALYLLERGYLPEDIRRKTEEELLTEVKASVTKNIASSRIRKLKQAADSSIGMTEGLRMAREEIRYLIDQYRMLQKRLESLEAQLEELVMDVPGAERMVAIKGIRAMTVAGFFAEVGDLSNYRAPRQVIKLAGLNLMMNQSG